A genomic region of Antennarius striatus isolate MH-2024 chromosome 2, ASM4005453v1, whole genome shotgun sequence contains the following coding sequences:
- the pacsin1a gene encoding protein kinase C and casein kinase substrate in neurons protein 1a, with protein MSGSYDESAGADDTMDSFWEVGNYKRAVKRFDDGHRLCNDLMGCLQERSKIEKAYGDQLTAWSKRWRQLIEKGPQYGSVERAWLALMTEAEKVSELHQDMKNNLMNDDVEKVKNWQKEAYHKQMIGGFKEAKEAEEGFKKAQKPWAKKLKEMEAAKKSYHMACKEEKLAATREANGKTEASVTPDQQKKLHEKVDKCKQDVQKAKEKYEKSLEELNKCTPQYMESMEQVFDQCQQHEVKRLTFLKEALLDIKRHLNLTEHPSYASIYRELERTILAANTQEDLKWFSNNHGPGMHMNWPAFEEYNPDQASAPPKKKKPDGAPPTPSTDHVAPPGDRSSVSSYDKNQAYSTEWSDDEQPTAFSGNENGGNGNSFEDDSSAGRGVRVRALYDYEGQEQDELSFKAGDELTKTEDEDEQGWCRGRLDNGREGLYPANYVEPI; from the exons GTGGGGAACTACAAACGTGCCGTCAAGAGATTTGACGACGGCCATCGGCTCTGCAACGACCTGATGGGCTGCCTGCAGGAGCGATCTAAAATAGAAAAAGCCTACGGCGACCAGCTGACCGCCTGGTCCAAGAGGTGGAGGCAGCTGATCGAGAAAG gCCCCCAGTACGGCTCCGTGGAGAGAGCCTGGCTGGCCCTGATGACCGAGGCGGAGAAGGTGAGCGAGCTGCATCAGGACATGAAGAACAACCTGATGAACGACGACGTGGAGAAGGTGAAGAACTGGCAGAAGGAGGCTTACCACAAGCAGATGATCGGAGGCTTCAAGGAGGCCAAGGAAGCAGAAGAGGGCTTCAAGAAGGCTCAGAAACCGTGGGCCAAGAAGCTCAAGGAG ATGGAGGCGGCTAAGAAATCGTACCACATGGCCTGTAAGGAGGAGAAGCTGGCGGCGACCCGAGAGGCCAACGGCAAGACGGAGGCGTCGGTCACCCCAGACCAGCAGAAGAAGCTCCACGAGAAGGTGGACAAGTGCAAACAGGACGTGCAGAAG GCTAAAGAGAAATACGAGAAGtccctggaggagctgaacaAGTGCACCCCCCAGTACATGGAGAGCATGGAGCAGGTGTTCGACCAGTGCCAGCAGCACGAGGTCAAGAGGCTCACCTTCCTCAAGGAGGCGCTGCTGGACATCAAACGCCACCTGAACCTCACCGAGCACCCCAG CTACGCCTCCATCTACAGGGAGCTGGAGAGGACCATCCTGGCTGCAAACACCCAGGAGGACCTGAAGTGGTTCAGCAACAACCACGGGCCGGGGATGCACATGAACTGGCCCGCCTTCGAG GAGTACAACCCCGACCAGGCCAGCGCtccaccaaagaagaagaagccagaCGGAGCCCCACCCACTCCCAGCACCGACCACGTGGCGCCACCTGGTGACCGCAGCAG CGTGAGCAGCTACGATAAGAACCAGGCCTACTCCACCGAGTGGTCCGACGACGAGCAGCCCACCGCCTTCTCCGGCAACGAGAACGGAGGGAACGGGAATTCTTTTGAAGACGATTCCAGCGCCGGGAGGGGGGTCCGTGTCCGTGCTCTTTATGATTATGAAGGCCAGGAACAGGACGAGCTCTCCTTCAAAGCAG GTGATGAACTGACCAAGACGGAGGACGAGGACGAGCAGGGCTGGTGTCGAGGTCGCCTGGACAACGGCCGGGAGGGGCTGTACCCCGCCAACTACGTGGAGCCCATCTAG